The nucleotide window ggaggaggagagcagATTTAGGGTGGTGAAAccgtgggagagagagagagagacgatggGCAGGGCTCCTTGCTGTGACAAGGTGGGCTTGAAGAAGGGAGCATGGAGTGCGGAGGAGGACAAGATTCTGGTCGACTACATCCAGCAACATGGCCATGGAAACTGGCGAGTGATGCCGAAGAGAGCCGGTAAGTCTTGACTTGAGTACGTGATTAGCTTCGTCATGCATGCTATTGCGTACTGAGACGGTCGGACCAACTCTCTTCAGGGCTGTTGCGATGTGGGAAGAGCTGCAGACTGAGATGGACCAACTATCTCAGGCCGGACATCAAACGAGGAAACTTCACCAAGGAGGAAGAAGATACCATCATTAGCCTGCATGGGGAGCTTGGGAACAAGTAAGTTGATCATAAGCCGGTCTCTAGCATTGTTCATGTTCTTCCTACATCCGTTTCATTTACTCCGATAAAAGAGGTGATGTGAATCTTCTCCTCCTTTTCGGACACACACAAAAAAATGCATCCTTATCTCCTTGCACATAAAGATCATTGCCACGAGGATCACATGAGCACTGGATATGCAGATTCGTACACGATATTCCATGTTCCCTCTACGGCAGATCTGTTGTCTGTCAGACGAGGAATCAAAACTTGTGATTAGGATTCGATAGAGTTTCTTACGCAGTCTTCTGCCTCCCTGTCCACAGATGGTCTGCGATTGCGGGAAGCTTGCCGGGCCGaacggacaacgagatcaagaacgtgTGGCACACCCACTTGAAGAAGCGCATGGATCCCAAGGAAGCGACGCGTGCGcccaagagggagaggaagaggaagaagaaacgtGACGCCAAGGACAAGCTGGAACCGGAGCAAGAAAACCAGCGGCCGGACGCAGACGCAGCTCGTCCTAGTCCGAGACGCGATGACGCAGGGCTCGTCGAAGTGTCACTGGAACAGTCCTACAGCGGCTTCTCGTCCGCCGCCACCGACTCGTCCGTGATGTCGGGAGACGCTACTGTGGACGCCAAGGACGAGAGCTTCACCTCCAAGGAACTCAAAGAGATCGACGAGAGCTTTTGGCTGGACGCGTTCGCCGTCGATGGTTCATTGCAACTCCCTCCTGCAGCAGTTGCAGACAGTGCGACCTTCAGCGACGACATGGAGTTCTGGCTGAAGGTGTTCATGGAAGCTGATCATTTAGAGGACCCGTCTCAGATGAATCCCGCGAATGTCCATCTGAACTAACATCGATTCTTCCGGTGTTGTAGATTGCTCGATTGCCAAACGTGTGTAGTGAAATAGCCATTGAAGATTAGACTTGATGAAGGATTGGAAATAGGAATAAGACACTGTAAAATATTATGAGAACTGACACTTACCATCTTATTGCCACAAATCAATGTTGATTATGCTATATAATATATCAACGAGGACAGGAAATGGTTGGCCGCACATCGAAATCTCAAGCACAAAACATCTTTTTTAGCCTGAGAAATCTTTCGTGTACATCTGTGATCTAATCAGTGTTCCTCGAATCAAGATTTTCCTCAGATCGTTTATACTATCTACAATCTGAACCTTCCTCTTAGATTTCCACGGAGATATCAAGTAATCTAACATCCTTTGTAGCGCTGTCTCATTCCTTCTTCGTCTTCTGCTTCTAATAAAAATGAAGCTTTTCATGatcatctatttttatttttggttCGGTTTCCTGAGGATTGAGAGTAAagacaaaagaagaagagatggTAGAAGCAGCAACAGAAGAGAAAAATAGAAGACGATAAcgagaaaataattaaaataaataaaacaaaaaaataaaagaattccATTTCCTGAGGGATGAGAATAAGTAGCAAAGGAAAACAAAACAAATACAATAtaacaaatgaaaataaaataaaataataattaaaatagaccaccgaaaagaaaaaaaactgaTGAAGGAAACAAAGTGTTCCTTTTGCAGTATAAATACTAATTCTATAGTGGCTTGGGTTTATAACGGGTGATTTAGGTAATATCATGTAACGGGTGATATAATTGTAACGCTATATAATGGAAACCCCCCAAAAAACGGCACGTGTAAACAACGTTATAATCGTTCCAACGGCCAGAGGTAAACCGTTATATGGACTTCAGTCCGTCCTGTTTCCCAGGTTTTCGAGAGCCGATAGCCCCCGAATCCTAATCCTCTAATCCTCCTCCGAGAcatggcgacgacgacgacgacgatcgtATCCCGGTGCCCATTGCTTCACTCAATCGGTCAGAGGAGCCTCACAGTGATTCCGGCGGCTCCACTGGGCCCCTCTTTCATTAGGTATCCCAGCGAAACTTACCGTTGGCTTGTTGTGACGCTCTTTTGGGTGTGATTTCTAGTGTTACTTGATCTCCGGCAGGTTCTTTGGAAGACCGACGAGTCAATTACGGATAGTATGTATGGCGTCGTCTGCTGCAGGGAACCCATACGAGAGTGGTGATGAAAACCCATACGTGTTAGCACATATGTTCTCCAAATTTATCAGTCCAAGCTGCGCGACTGTTTGTAACGATTTGGTGGCAGATAAAAGGGTTTGATATGGTGAGACTGCATATACAAGAAAGCGTAAGGATGCAGAGCGAAGGGGAGATGAAGTATATGTTGCCAAAGTAGGTTATGAATTACTAGTTTAACTTGCGCTGCGGTTGTATGGTATCTTAAACGAGCTTGTTTTGCTGTCTTCATTGCTTCTAATTATCTGCTTACTGTGTTTAACATGTTATCTGTACTCTTTATTACTTTTCCTGTTAATTTTGCTTGGtaactgttacggtaagtaactttttagccgtgacccgggggtcgacgcggctggttcaaggCTCCAAAAGGCTAGGTTCAGACGTGGTTCCTCCTTGGGATCCTGAGATGGCGGATGCAGTGGGCCTGGCTGGAAAGCTCCGCCATGCCGAGAGGGCTCAGCTACGGTCGCGTACCTGATGCGCCATACTGCGTGTCGTGACAtttggggccctccttctagcgtgtcGTGACATTTGGAGCCCAGCTACGGTCGCGTacctgcacacaagtcgggtcggcagctcggtccgacccctccgacgatcgagttAGCAATGTGGAGTGGAGTGTTGAATGAGGGAGCCCCCCCCATTTCGTTAGGAatcagggggtatttataagcggctttgatgttacctgatgcgccATACTGCCagagcagggtcgtacctctgatggcgtctgtcgctGTCGTGGTCGTTGCGTGGAGGGCCGAACTACcacagggtatggggggtgtcagtcaaCGCCTCCCCCTGTCTTGGCCGATCATGGGGGTTCCGCCGGGGGGGTCGTTTGGGTACGTTCGATATGGGCGCGTgtcgtgtcgttgttaatgctCGTTCTGGGGCAGTGCGCCGCATGAGACCTTCGTCGCAGGGGGTGTGTTATGTtgaatccggggtgttatgtcaaatcgattaactacccctatcatatgccccacccgaaaggagctatgcatcgGTTTTGCAtgtagggagtccgatgcatggcttcctgcTTCAAGAGGACCGTTCATGCGGATCCGAggggcacgacacaggcgggccggCCGCGCGAACGCATCTTGAGCAGCACGAGGTCGAGGCGCGCAACttagtcaggaagccgagcagagttggactcgggggcaatggagccgatgagggccgaggagcacagcgcaggcggggtgaccatgCAGGTGTGGTTTCGGGAGTCGTAGAGCCGagcgccgaggagcacaacgcatgcggggtgaccgcgtaggtgtggtctcgggatggcgcagagccgagggccgaggagcacaacgcaggcggggtgaccgcgcaggcgtgtctcgggatggcgtagagtcgagggccgaggaacacaatgcaggcggggtgaccgcgcaggcgtgtctcgggatgacgtagagccgagggccgagaaacacaatgcaggcggggtgaccgcgcaggcgaggTGACCGCCTAGGcatgtctcgggatggcgtagagccgagggccgaggaacacaatgcaggcggggtgaccgcgcaggcgtgtctcgggatggcgtagagccgagcgccgaggagcacaacgcatgcggggtgaccgcgtaggtgtggtctcgggatggcgcaaagccgagggccgagggccgaggagcacaacgcaggcggggtgaccgcgcaggcgtgtctcgggatggcgtagagccgagggccgaggaacacaatgcaggcggggtgaccgcgcaggcgtgtctcgggatggtgtagagccgagggccgagaaacacaatgcaggcggggtgaccgcgcaggcgtgtctcgggatgacgtagagccgagggccgaggaacacaatgcaggcggggtgaccgcgcaggtgtgtctcgggatggcgtagagccgaggttgCGGGGCCCGACCGGAATGAAGCCGAGGCCTTCGCCGTAGGAGGGCTGCGGCCGAGGCGGTGCTTGGCCCTTGGCTGGCGATCGGTTGCGGCCGGGGATTGGCTGTCCGAACGTGCGCGGGAGGCCGGGTCGCTTTTCTTCTGGGGAAAGTAAAGGGTTCCCCCTCCTTTTGGGACTGCCGGTTTTCGAGGCTGATATGATTGGGCGCCTTCGCACCGCGCTGCCGCTGGCAGCCATGTCATACTGCATTTATGGCGAGGTGATGCTCTTTGTTTTTCAAAGCGTTTTTTGGGGAGACGAGGGGTTGCGTTTTGGCGGGGCGTGGCCTGCTTATAGGTAGCCTATGGTTGGCCGCTGGGGTTTCCCTCACCTGTTTTCATCGCGCTACCTCGTGCACCCTCACTCGTCTTGCACCTATCGTCCCTTCTTTCTTTGCTAAAGGTTAGTGAGAATGgcgtcttcctcctccctttcgtCCTCTTCGAAGGCCGTGGAGACGGCGACTTCGTCGAATCCCGCATCGTCGTCTGATGAGAAGGCGACCCGGGCCCTTGAGGCCCTGATGTGGCCGTACGACCACGACTCCACCGTGGGCGAGTCGTCGTTGAGCCTCCTCCGGGATCGTTATGGTATCCCGGAGGAGTTCGTCCTTCATGCTCCCGAGCCCGGTCAACGGGCGTATGACCCAATTCTTGAGGGCTTCGCCCTTACCCTAGATGCTTTCGAGGCCGGGCTACGCCTCCCCTTACATCCCGTCATAGTTTCGTGTATTTCCTAGTGGCGCATCTCCCCGTCCCAGATGGCGCTGAACtcatggcgctatctggtggcgttttTTGGGGAGTGTCACTATGCCCATATAACCCCGACCCGTGCCCTCTTCCTTTCCTGCTTCCGTCTTACCAAGGGGTTAGGGGGCTACTATCTGTCCGCCCGAGCGGGTTTCCGGGTGAGCGGGGCCCCTTCCAGcaataaggggtggaaggagcgtttcttttTCGTCAGCCGCCCGGGAGATTGGGGGTTCGGGATCCGCTGGGGGGCGCGTGTGATAGACAACACCGTCCCGGTTTTGGACGACGAGGGGCGCCGAGAGCTCCAGAGGCTTAGAGAGATCCTCCCGGCCTCCCGAGCCATCCGGAACATGTCCGAGCGGTGGTTGGCGGAGGCGGGTCTCAGCCCGGTGCCTCTAGGTATGCTCCCCGGGGCGATTTTTTAGGGGTTCTCATTTCGCTCACGAGCTGCCTGCTTAACTGATGGTTGTTTTGGCCTTCTCTCGCAGAGATGGTGCATCTCGAGGCCCTTCGAGGGGGAAAAACTTCTTCGACCACGTCGGGCCGTTCGCCTGTCGTTGCCAGGGCGGGAACGAGGGAGGCCCCCGTGGACGTCGAGGCCAGTCAGCCCCGGAAGAAGGCACGGGTGCTTCCGAGCGATGGTCCTGAGGTGGTCCCGGCCTCAGTGGAAGGTGTCGTGGCGCCGGCGGCGGGGGCTGCTGCAGCACCGGCGGTCGAGGGCGTCGTAGCGCCGGTGGACCATGCCGCCGGGAGTCAGGAGGAGGGCACGGCCGGTCCGAGTGGTCGTGCGGTGATGGAGGCGCCTCGCCAGCCCTCCATCCGCAAGCTTCTTCGTCTTCCGCTCGGGAGAGAGGACGAGCCTTACTTGGCGCGGGAGGTGGGCGCTCTTCCGCGCGGCGCGACCACTGACTTGTTAGTGGGCCAGTGGGACGGTCTCACCCAGGGCagccgggtgtgggccgacggCGATTGTGCGGCCAAGTTCGTCCGCGGAGGGCTgcatcccgacatagctcgggattTATACACTTTATCCTCCGAGGCTCTGCTTAGAAAATCTGCTAAGTCGCTGTTGTGGGTAAGTGTCGCCTCGTTGCTCCGCTTGTGCGTTTTTAGGACATGCCTGATTTTGACCTTTCCCCTTCCCCATGGGCAACCACTATGCCGTTGCGCTGATGGATCGCGTCCGTGAAGCGGGACGTGTCATTGCTGCCCTGAGTAGTTGCAATGCCGAGCTCCGAAGGCAGGCGGACGAAGCGCGGGCTGGAGCGGGCCCTGAGCCAGTCGCGGCGGCCGAGCAGCGTGCCTCGGACTTGGAAGCGGAGGCGGTGCGCCTTCGATCTGAGCTCCAAGCATCCATGGAGTGGTCTGTGGAGTTCCAGGCGCGGCTGGAGACGTCGGAGGGGCGTAATATGGAGCTCCAGACGAAGTTGAGAGCGTCGGTGGCCGAGGCTCGTTTGGCGAGGGCGGACTCCCTTGAGCTGCTCCGACGCCTCGAGGAGTCGCGAGCCGAGGCACGGGGGGCCTCAGAGGCTCTTGACGCCGAAATCCGCCAAAGGCCGGGGAGGGAAAAGAAGCTAATCGAGGACTGCAAAGATTCCCCGGGATTCCAGCTCGGCCTTGTCCGGACCGGGCGGGTTTCGTACGAGTACGGGTATCGGGTTGCCCTTGCTCGTTTCAAGGTGCGCAACCCCGGCTCGGAGGTTGTGGAGGATCCCTTTGGTTCCTTCCCTGAGGACCTGGACGTCGGTATGCCAGCCGATGTTCCCTTCGACGATAGCCCGGATGCCCCCGAGGAATGATGATTTTTGTACTTTTTTGCTTTGTTTTTGTAACCTTCTTTTTGAATAAACATGATCTTTCTCTTCTCCGGTAGACTGTCTGCGTCTCGGCACGGCTCTATCTCCAGCCCAATCTTTTTTCTTACGGAAAGTATTTTTTGAGATTTTGGGCGTTCCAAGTCCTTGGCAGGGGATGGCCCATCATTGTGGTGAGTCGGAATGTTCCGATTCTGATGACTTCGGCCACCCGGTATGGGCCTTCCCAGTTCGGAGCTAACTTGCCTTTTGCCTTGGTCGGGTCGCTGACTTTGGTCCTTCGTAGGACCAGGTCGCTTAGTCTGATGGGCCGGGGTCGCACCCTTCGGTTGTAAATCTTTGCGACCGCCCTTTTGTACGAGAGAGCTCTTACATGTGCGCTGGCGCGTCGTTCTTCCAGCAGATCGAGGGCTGCTCGAAGTCCTTCATCCGAAGCCTTTTCGTCGTAGCTTCGTGTCCGGAGGGTGGTGATGGCTACCTCAGGTGGCAGGACAGCCTCAgttccgaacgcgaggctgtaTGGGGATTCTCCGGTTGCGGTTTTGGGAGTGGTGCGCAGCGTCCATAGCACGCTGGGGAGCTCATCTGTCCAGGtcgatcgggctgcggacactcttcttttgagtccaTCCAGGATGGACCAGTTGGTTACCTCCGCTAGCCCGTTGGTCTGAGGATGGGCCACCGAACTGAACCTCAGCTGGATGCCATGATCGGCACAGAACTCCCGGAATCTTCTGCCGGCAAACTGAGGTCCATTGTCTGTGATGATGgccttgggcaacccgaaccgagttactaggttcttccacacgaatttctccatttgatgttccgtgatcatcgccagtggttcggcctcgacccactttgtgaaatagtCCACCCCCACaattatgtacttccgctgtccAGAGGCTGGTGGGAAGGGTCCGagcaggtccaaaccccactgcgcgaACGGCCACGCGCAGTCGATGGGACTGAGTGGAACCGCGGGCTGTCTGGGTGCGCGGGCGTGCTGCTGGCACGAGCTGCACCGTCGAACGTAGGCTTTGGCGTCctggcacatggtcggccagtagtacccttgacggagtatcttgtgcgccaaggTTCTCCCGCCGATATGCTCACCGCATACCCCCTAGTGGGTTTCGGTTAGAACCGTATGGGCTTCGTCAGGCTCTAAACATCGCAGGAGGGGATaggtgaaggaccgtttgtaGAGGCGGCCACACTCCACGGTGTACCATGCGTGCGTACGTTGCAGGCGCCGAGCCGCGACTTCGTCGAGGGGGAGGGTTCCATCTCACTTGAAGCGCAGCAACTCTTGTACCCACGTGGTCGGCGCACCGCCTGGGGCCGTAGTTGCTATTTCGACGGCGCGGGCGGGGAGCTCCTCGACTTCTGGCCATGCTTCAGAGATCGGTttcgacgccagcttagctagtGTGTCGGCTCGCTCGTTCTCCTCCCTCGGAACGTTAGATAGTGTAAAATAGCGAAACTTGGCGATTAGGtcccttacccgtgccaggtatttTGCCATGGTCGCGTCCCGAGCTTCGTATCCGCCGTtgagctgctcggccacaagttgcgagtcggtgaggacgcgtattgcggccacctgcatctcgagggccaactcCAACcctgctaggagcgcctcgtactccgcctcgttgttagtggcttTGAATCCGAAGCGAAGGGATCGCTTGAACGAGCGTCCATCGGGGGCGAGGAGGGCTAGCCCTGCGCCGGCGCCCTTTGGGTTGGCCGAGCCGTcgacgtgtagggtccaagcttCGGGAGCCTGCTCGAGATCTATGTCCTCCAGCTGCGTTAGCTCCGCAATGAAGTCGGCTACCACCTAGGGCTTGATGGCGATCCTGGGCGAGTAGCTTATgtcatgttcgccgagctccaccgcccatttgaggagccgtcctgcaacatcaaattttgttaagacctgtcgaaggggttggtcggtgatgacctccaccgggtgtgcctggaagtaggggcgcaacttccgagctgaGAGCACTAGGGCGAGCGTGAGttctctatcggcgggtaacgctcctcaggtccactcaggacgtggctaacgtagtagatcgggagttgttGGCCGAAGCTTTCTTTGACCAGGACGGAGCTGACTGCATGCTGGGAGGCCGCCAGGTAGAGGCCCAGCTTCTCGCCCGGAGAGACGGAGGCGAGCCGGGGGAGGCTGGCCATGTGCTGGCCATGTGCTGCATTCTGATGTCCACTGGAAGCTCTTCGGGCTTTTGAGTGCCTTGAAGAATGGGAGGCAGtgatcgcccgatcgggcgaggaagcgagacagagCGACGAGTCTTCCGTTaagtcgctgcaggtctttaacCGTCCGGGGAGACTGCATATTGATTATATAGCTTGGACCTTCTCTGGGTTAGCGTCGATTCCTCTCTCGTGcacgatgaacccgaggaacttcccggaggtgacgccgaaggcacactttgtggggttgagccgtatgccgaacttgcgtagcgtggcgaaggcctcggccaggtcggcaaggtgtgttctggcctcttggctttttacgatcatgtcgtctacgtagacttccatgtttcTTCCTATTTGATGGGTGAACATCTTGTTTACCGTTCTCTGGTATGTGGCCCCAACATTTTTCAGCCCGAACGACATGACTTTGTAGAAGTACACGCCTTGATTGATAAGGAAGGCCGTGTGCTCtctgtcttcgggcgccatcctgatctggttgtaccctgAGTAAGCGTCCATAAAAGAGAGTCGCGCGTGACCGGCcgttgcgtcgaccagctggtcgatcttcgggagggggtagcagtctttagggcacgcgtcgttgagactggtgtagtcaacacacatcctccagcttccattgtgtttctttacgaggactacattggacagccaccGAGGATATTTGGtttcttctatgaagcccgcgGCCAGGAGCCGGTCCACCTCTTCTTGTATTGCACGTTGTCGGTCAGGGGCCTGGCGCCGGGCCTTTTGTTTCACGGGGTgagcgtcaggtgggatgttgagGTGGTGCTCCGCGATCTCGGGGTTGACACCCGTCATGTccgatggggaccaggcgaagacgtcggcattttcccgtaggAGACCGACGAGCTGCT belongs to Musa acuminata AAA Group cultivar baxijiao chromosome BXJ3-5, Cavendish_Baxijiao_AAA, whole genome shotgun sequence and includes:
- the LOC103985823 gene encoding transcription factor MYB4 yields the protein MGRAPCCDKVGLKKGAWSAEEDKILVDYIQQHGHGNWRVMPKRAGLLRCGKSCRLRWTNYLRPDIKRGNFTKEEEDTIISLHGELGNKWSAIAGSLPGRTDNEIKNVWHTHLKKRMDPKEATRAPKRERKRKKKRDAKDKLEPEQENQRPDADAARPSPRRDDAGLVEVSLEQSYSGFSSAATDSSVMSGDATVDAKDESFTSKELKEIDESFWLDAFAVDGSLQLPPAAVADSATFSDDMEFWLKVFMEADHLEDPSQMNPANVHLN